One genomic region from Sphingobacterium multivorum encodes:
- a CDS encoding SDR family NAD(P)-dependent oxidoreductase, which produces MKSLEDKIILVTGGSAGIGLECVKAYVKAGAKVAFIGLDQTSVDETAELIGAPHMGICADVTQAREVELAIQKTVAVFGRLDAIHNNAGLASPSKPLHETTDDEWIRLLDTNMKSVLLTTRYGYPHLKESVGCILNTSSLVGEIGQENHAAYAATKGAINALTKSMAIDYASVGIRVNSVMPAAVMTPMLNKWTLEQPHPTQVFDFLKDIHLLGYCPEGDVIADACVFLLSNQARFITGVNLPVSGGAELGYRRNV; this is translated from the coding sequence GTGAAAAGCTTAGAAGATAAAATTATATTGGTTACCGGAGGAAGCGCTGGTATCGGTTTGGAATGTGTAAAAGCCTATGTCAAAGCGGGGGCAAAGGTTGCCTTTATTGGTCTCGATCAAACATCCGTGGATGAAACAGCTGAACTGATCGGGGCACCACATATGGGCATCTGTGCGGATGTCACGCAGGCCAGGGAAGTTGAATTAGCTATCCAAAAAACCGTTGCTGTTTTTGGGCGGCTTGATGCAATCCATAACAATGCTGGCTTGGCAAGTCCATCAAAACCTTTGCATGAAACGACGGACGATGAATGGATAAGGTTACTGGATACCAACATGAAAAGTGTTCTTTTGACTACACGGTATGGCTACCCCCATTTAAAGGAATCTGTCGGTTGTATTCTAAATACGAGTAGCTTGGTAGGGGAAATAGGCCAGGAGAACCATGCGGCATATGCTGCCACAAAAGGGGCTATCAATGCGTTGACAAAATCGATGGCCATAGACTATGCGTCTGTCGGCATACGTGTCAATTCGGTTATGCCTGCAGCTGTTATGACACCGATGCTCAACAAATGGACACTGGAGCAACCCCATCCGACACAGGTTTTTGACTTTTTGAAGGATATTCATTTGCTTGGATACTGTCCTGAAGGTGATGTCATTGCTGATGCCTGTGTGTTTCTGCTGTCAAACCAAGCGCGCTTTATTACAGGGGTAAATCTACCTGTAAGTGGAGGTGCTGAGTTGGGCTACCGCAGAAATGTGTGA
- a CDS encoding sodium:solute symporter encodes MLGNLDLGITIFYILLILVVGVLAGSARFKKVKETSAEGYFLAGKTLRWPAIGLALFATNISTVHLVSLAQSGFDTGLLNGNFEWMAAFTLILLALFFVPFYLKSGVATLPDFLERRYDRASRDWLTFISILSAIVIHIAFSMLAGGIVLRTLFGFNMYLSITVICVITGIYTILGGLRAVVVTESIQTIVLLAGAFIISFAAFDKMGGWTPMKAVLEQDNALDRLSMLRGSNDGSGMPWYAVLFGYPILGIWYWCADQTIVQRVLGAKDENHGRVGALFCGFLKILPVFIFVLPGLFAYTLFRTGQLDLSSLGVDHQGQVNSKGIYTLMITQLLPSGLIGVLVAALLSGLMSQISGALNSISTMVSYDIFRQRKPAASDGQLIRIGKIAAVIAMGFSLALLPLLDRYESIFYGINDVIAHIAPPITCVFLLGVFWKGASAIAAKLTLWIGSVLGVAVFLLNKLLPDSWIGQTPFMMMAFYLFLICMVLQVLLSYKYPVQHTAQSRNLYWKNPMDPLRGKAWSGIGSYRILSTLLLAIVVILYVIFN; translated from the coding sequence ATGTTAGGAAATTTAGATTTAGGTATCACCATCTTTTATATACTGTTGATTTTAGTTGTCGGCGTATTGGCAGGATCGGCGCGATTTAAGAAAGTCAAGGAAACAAGTGCAGAGGGGTATTTTTTGGCTGGAAAGACACTTCGTTGGCCAGCCATTGGACTAGCGCTTTTTGCAACCAATATTTCAACAGTCCATCTGGTCAGTTTGGCACAGAGCGGATTCGATACCGGTTTGCTTAATGGTAACTTTGAATGGATGGCGGCCTTTACTTTAATCTTACTGGCGCTTTTTTTTGTGCCATTTTACCTCAAGTCGGGTGTTGCCACCTTGCCCGACTTTCTGGAACGACGCTATGATCGTGCCAGCAGAGATTGGCTTACGTTTATCTCTATACTATCGGCAATTGTTATTCATATCGCTTTTTCGATGTTGGCCGGAGGGATTGTGCTGCGCACACTTTTTGGATTTAATATGTATTTAAGTATTACAGTAATCTGTGTGATAACTGGAATATATACGATTTTGGGCGGATTGCGTGCTGTTGTGGTGACGGAATCTATACAGACAATTGTGTTGCTTGCGGGGGCTTTCATTATCAGTTTTGCGGCTTTTGACAAGATGGGCGGTTGGACGCCAATGAAAGCTGTACTGGAACAGGACAATGCCCTTGATCGTCTTTCCATGCTTCGTGGGAGTAACGATGGAAGTGGAATGCCTTGGTATGCCGTTTTGTTTGGCTATCCGATTTTGGGTATTTGGTACTGGTGTGCCGATCAGACCATTGTTCAGCGTGTTTTAGGGGCGAAAGATGAAAACCATGGACGTGTGGGCGCTCTTTTTTGTGGTTTTCTAAAAATCTTGCCTGTTTTTATTTTTGTGCTTCCAGGCCTATTTGCATATACCTTGTTTAGAACAGGTCAATTGGATTTAAGCAGTCTGGGCGTGGACCATCAAGGGCAGGTCAATTCAAAAGGTATCTATACACTTATGATTACTCAACTTTTGCCTTCCGGATTGATCGGTGTTTTGGTCGCAGCGCTCCTGTCGGGTCTGATGAGTCAGATATCGGGTGCGCTAAATTCGATATCGACCATGGTGAGTTACGATATCTTTAGACAGCGTAAACCTGCCGCTTCCGATGGTCAGTTGATTCGTATTGGGAAAATTGCTGCAGTTATTGCCATGGGATTTTCCTTGGCTCTTTTACCACTATTGGATCGCTATGAGAGTATTTTCTACGGCATAAATGATGTGATAGCACATATTGCGCCACCAATAACCTGCGTATTTCTTTTAGGTGTGTTTTGGAAAGGGGCATCGGCAATAGCTGCAAAACTTACCTTGTGGATAGGTTCTGTTTTGGGGGTTGCCGTATTTTTACTGAACAAGCTGCTGCCTGACTCGTGGATAGGTCAGACTCCATTTATGATGATGGCTTTTTATCTGTTTTTGATCTGTATGGTACTTCAGGTATTATTATCGTATAAGTATCCCGTGCAGCACACTGCGCAAAGTCGGAATTTGTACTGGAAGAATCCCATGGACCCACTTCGGGGTAAAGCCTGGTCGGGTATCGGGAGTTACCGCATTTTGTCGACATTGCTACTCGCTATTGTGGTGATATTATATGTAATTTTCAACTGA